DNA from Mustela nigripes isolate SB6536 chromosome 14, MUSNIG.SB6536, whole genome shotgun sequence:
CCATATCCTCATGCCACCTGGCTGCACACCTGGCCACCGCCCCAAATTCAAGCTGCATCCCTGCCAGCCACCAACCGGTGGCCAGTGACTCTCCACTCAGGGTTGCAGCTGGGATTAAGTTGCAAAAGGCTGGAGAGATCGGGGATGACAAAAGGGGCTTGGAGACTAATTAGGAGCAGCAATGAAAGCTTAATtcataaaagcaaacattttccaTCCATCAACCTGCAACCAGTTAAGGGCAACGTTTGAAAGAAATCTGTGCGTGGGGAAGGGAGCCAACAGGAACAGGAAATGTTTGAAAGAATGTAAACTATTTCAGTTTCATAAAAAGTAACAAGTAAACAGTTATTACATGCAAATAATGCCCTGGTTTTAATTAATGCTGAAAAGTCAAAATATGTTTGACATTTGTATGTATACATTGAACGGCTGGAGAGGAAAAAATGGTGCCCAGATGcccactgctgagcagggctgTCGGCTGGGAGCAAACGAAAACCTTGAGAAGGTCTTGTTTATTGGTGATGAAAAGTACAATTCTGCCTCAGCCTCTGtggaggctgggggcagagggagcctaGCGTACTTTCTTAACCCAACTGGGGGGGCAGGCTGGGTCTTGCGACTGGGCACTCCCGGCTTTTCAGCAGGCTGGTCTTAAAGGGCCAGCGAGTCCTCGAGCCTCCATTTCGCTGGGGCAGGGTTTCTAGGGCTTCTCCACCCAGAAGTGATGATGGGTTTCGGGTCCCAGCAGCCTCCCACCGgagagccctggggcaggagccaCAGCAGGCGGGCTggtcctgccttccttcctatTGCCAGAGGCCAATCACACAGGCAGGGGGGCACTCGGGGCTTctgagcggggtggggggtgggtggcagcctgcaggcttcccccccccccccccccccccccccattgcatTCGTGTCCCTCCTAAACCACCTTAAGGCTCACAGGGCTGGGGAAACTGTGACTTGGGGAGACcacagctggggagaggcagcctTGGCTGGCTCAAAACTTGAAGCTTGGGGAGATCCCAGTCCCGTGGGGAGAGTGGCTAGGGTGCTTGGGCCCCTGCAGACCGGCCATTCGTCTAAACCCGCTGCTAAGCCCTCTTGCCACAGAAGACCTACGAGGTCCTCCTTAATCCGTGATCTCTTCCTAGTgtcttttatgaggccagaacATTCAACCATCGGGAAAGAGGGGTGACACGGACAGCTACAAGAGTTAGTAAACCCCAGAAGCTGGAAGCCAATTGTGTCTTTTTCTGGCCAAGGACCCGCGTCCTCAAAGGGTTTTGTGACACTCCCATGGGGCTCCAAACCGCTGTCTGAGACCAAGCCGGGCCTGGGCACTTGTTTCTGGGGCTCCCATTTGGGACCCCAAGGGCTTGCTCTCAGCTTCCTTCCTAGACCTCTGCCATTGCTGGTGTCAGGGTGCGCAGACTCCCTGCAGCTCACCTCGCCCACTGCGGCCCACGAAGCGAAGGTCGTTGAACCTGGCCACCTGGTTCTTCATGACCGCCGAGGCATTACGCAACTCCGCAGAGTAATTCTCATCATTGCCAGCCATCACGGTCACCACTGTTCCATCGGGCACGTCCCCCAGCGCCACCACCTGAAGGCACAGGGGTAGGGGGACAGCTTAGAAGGGTAGGGGAGGCcagggagaggcggggaggggccAGGCAGCTCCCCTAGGTCCTAGGCGCACTGCAGGATTTCTCAAAAGCAGAGCGGAGAAAAGGCTAAATCCCAACGGACACCttcccccacaaaaaaacaaaaacaagaagccGAAATCTCCACCTTCCACACCCAAATCCTAGCTCAACTGGTTAAGTCATGTCCTAAGAAATTATCCTTGCAATGAAATCTGCATGAGAGCTGTGAATGAGCTCGATCACTGTGGCGTGGGGTGCAGTTCCCCTCTTTCCTTGGGCCTGAGCAAAAGAGGAATCAACATGCTCCTAGCAACGACGTCCCTAAGTAAAAATAacatcaacaacaataataacaggACGGGCTCCCCATACTGAATTAAAACTAGAGCCATTTGGGGTATAAAATTCGGCCCTGAAATGTGGCCCCGGCCCAGTCTGCCGACCTCTGCAAAGACTGAATTCGTTATGCAgggaaaatgcaaaatgtaaaacaaaccGGTGTTTTGAGAGGGGTTGTACAGAAAACCCCTTTAAAGTGAAAGAGGGGCTTTCAATAGGAGAATGCACCTGCTGGGAACTGCATGGTGGGGGAGGAGATGCCCCCCTAATAtgatctcccccacccctcacccctagCAGCGGGCAGAGGCAGATGCCTTTTGAAAAGGAATCACGCTGCAAATGTAGTCACAGCCATTTAAACGTGGCCACCGTGTGCAAGGACTAGGGATCCAGATGGTAaaaatttcaaggagaaaatgTTTGGGGTCTGATTAAAAAGGCCAGATTTCCTGTCAACATCCTGTcttcttttaatttcaaagatTCCTTTTAAGCTCCAAGTGACAGTAAAACCTCCGATCTGAGGATTAAAGTCACAcgggcctcccctccccctcctccccgggAGAGTTTCCCCACTGGCATTTTAAGATGTCACCCGGGAGACCTCCAAGAGCCActcatcctccccccaccccccaatttgGAGTCGTCTTAATGGGAGCAAGGACGGCCTCAGCTGCCAGGAGCCGCTGTTTCCAGCCACCTCGCGCACCCGCCACCCCCAGCCGCTGgcccttcctgccctgccctttcTCACGGCAGCTGTGAGAGGTTTAGGGGAAAACCAAGGCGTTTTCGTTTCATCTCGCTgcccccttaaaaaaaatgaaaatgaaacagtcGCCTACTCcctagcaaaaagaaaaagatcctcTGAATGACTGGGGGGTTCCAGGGGTGGGAGCGCCCCCCCATTTTTGCCCGGGCGTTCGGGATTCCTGCCGCAAACGTTTAGGGTTCGGTGCCCCCCTTCTCAGTCCTAGAGTCGCCCGGTGTAAAATTTCAGAAGCCAGAGGTGGAGGGTGTGAGCAGGAAGTGTATCTGAAGCGGTGCAGGAGGAGGGGTGCTGGCAGGGGAGGTTAGGCCCTATCCACCCTCCGCACCCCACCTCCGGGGCCTCGCCCTGGTCCCGGGGCTCTTCTTCCCCTTTGCCCGCAAGGCTGTGTCGGAGGGATCCCGACTGGGGAGGAGCGAAACCCCATCCGCCCGTTTCCTCATCAGCGTCTTTCAGCCGGGCTCCCCGAAGGTGGAGGGggcaacccccgccccccgccccgaaAAGCCATCCATGCCGGGTGCATCTGAGGAGGAACACCGAAGTCCCCTGGCGGAGTGCGCAGGAAGACCGAAAGCGCTCTGGGCCCGGCCGCTGGGTTCTCGCGGCGAGGCAGCGGGCACTTTCCCCTGCCTTCCCCGGCCGGGGCCCCGGGGCCCGTGGGTCCTGCCGCTGAGACGCCCGGATCGCCAGGGCCGGCGTccgcccgcccccggccccgcacTCACCTTGAACGCGACGGGCAGCGTCTTGTTGCAGCGCCAGTGCGAGGGCAGCACGGAGCAGAGGAAGTTGGGGCTGTCGGTGCGCACGAGCTCGCCCGCGTGGTCCGCCAGCACGTCCACCATCGAGCGCACCTCCGGCCGGGCGCGCCCGCCCGGCCCCACGGCCGCCTGCGCGCTCAGCGCGCCGCTGTTCTCGCCCATcttgccgccgccgccgccgccgccgccgccgccgccgccgcagggGAAGGCCGTGGAGGGAGGTGTGAAGCGGCGGCTGGTGCTCGGGTCTACAGGAATACGCATAACAGCGGCCGTCAGGGCgccgggcgggcggcggcggcgcggctcCCCCGGGGGCGGCCGGCGCGGGCGCCTCCTCGGCCGCCGCTGCCGCGAGAAGCGGGAAAGCAGAAGCAGCCGGGCCGCGGCCTCAGGGCGCAGGGGGCGGCGCCCGGGGACGCCCCGCCGGGGGCCCGCCCGCAGCGAGAGGCCTCGCAGCCCCGACGGCCGCGCGCAGCCCTGCCCGCTAGTCCCGCATCCTGGGCTCGCGGCCCGGCTTGCGGCCGCCCCTCGCTGCGGGACGTCTGGCTCGGCCGCCGCGGGGCCCGCGCGGGctgtgccgccgccgccgccgcctcccgccccCGCAGCCCGCTCTTGTGGCCGCCCCACCGACTGCGCGGCCGCAGCCCAGAACAAATCCTCGAGAATCGAGTGGCGGCGCCGGGCCGGCCCGCGCGGGGTTAGTAACCGGGGgcccgcgggggcggggccggcccgAGCGACGCGTCGCGCAGCCAATCGGAGCCCCATCGCCGGCACCTCGGCCGCGCTCGTGGGGGAGGAACGGGGACCGCCGAAGGCCGCCCAACGGGGAGGGGCGGAAGGCCCCGCCCCGGGGAGGACGCCCGGGTCGGGGGGCCCGGCGCGTTAGCCCAGAGCTCCTCGAAAGTTCGGGGGCCCCGGGGTCAATGCTAAAAATTTGGTTAAAACGCCCGGGCCCTCCAGAAGGCTCCTGGGCGGCTGCCTCTTGGGCGGCGGCTCCCTGACTCGGGGGCCGCAGCTTCCCTTCTCGCGCCCTTTCCCCACTGCCGGTAGCTGGGCCTTCCCCGCTCCGGCTGCTTTCGGCCTCTGATGCCTGTGCTCTCTGCTGCGGGACGTGGGGGCTCCAAGGCCGGTGACATCGATCGGGTAGCCGACCCCAAGAGGTTTTTCACCCCGCGCCCGGCGTCCCCCGCAGTCCCGCAAATTATTTCAGCCCAAGGGCTTCCACCGCACACGAGATTCCACGACCACCAGCTGCCTCTGCAGCTCCCAGCGCAGCGCGGCTTTGGGCCGGGCCTCGTTGGCCCGGTTGCCGACCAGGGACAGACGGGTGTCCTGGGCGGCGGGAGGTGGGGGGTCTGGAATCTGGCTTGGCGGTGACAAACCCCGTTCCTCTCCGCTCCCCTCAAAGCAACTTTCAGGACCGAGCAGGCCTCGCTCCGTCGTCCTTCGTTGTGGCGGCCCgtgattctttgaaaaacacGATGGAGCCTGGAAAACGCGAGTGTTGCCCCCTGATTTTTGCCCCGCGCATATAGCCACGGTCTCGCATCGCGCAAGAGGTCGCGAGTCCACCGCAGGAAGACAAGCGTGCGGAGAATGAGGGGATGGCTGCCAAGCCAAGGGCCCCGGCTTCCAGAGGAGGCAATTCTTCCTCGGCGTGGATGCGCACCGGCCCCCCGAGGGCCTGCGCCTCCGTCTTACCGGGCGGTGTGCTACGGCCGCGCCACAGGGACgcagacctctctctctcccgcccGCGCGACCCATCGACTCCCGGGGCTTCACGGCAGGCAACCCTGGCCTCTCCCGCCTCGTAGGCCAAACGAGCGGCCCTAAGGACAAGCTGCAGCGGGGAGGGGAACTGCAAAGATCAAGCCCCCATTCATTCTGGATTAACGCCCCAGAGGTGCTCCCTCGAGTGCAGGGAACCGACGAAGGCGTACCGAGTCTCGGCCGTCTGGAGACTGGGCTGAGTATTCGTTGTTCTCGGCGCTTGACAGGTGCAGTGCAACAAATTCCAAGCCTCGGAAGCGAAGAAGGATAGAATCCGAAAGTGGCCGCCAGATCGCAGCCGGGATCTGACCCCGGCCCAGTGCGCGCCATTTCGTCGTTGCGGAACGAATTCAAGACCCGTGTGCGCTGCAGGGCGGAGAGGCTCCGGCACAACCTCGACCACCTGGAGAGCTGGTCCCTGACCCTGTCGTCGCCTCACGTCAGCCCCTCGGGCCATTTCTAAGGCGGGGACACCGAAGGACCCTACGGGATCTATTTAGAGAGCCCGCGTCTCGGAGTTGCAGATCGCCGGGGCCACGGCCCTTGCACTCTCCCATACGGGGAGGCAGTAGCGGCGGAACCAGAAAAAAACGAGGTACCGGGGCGTTGGTGCGTCGGACCTCTGGGAGCTTCCCGCCAAAAGGCCCACCAAGTTGTGGCCAGGTacggcccgggggggggggggggggggggcgacccGTGTGGCCCTGGAGCGGCTGTAGGGCCAGGACCCGCTGTATCAGAGGTTTGTAAATTCGATTGGTCTAGTGGTTTCGGTTTGCACCCGTGCCCTTACTTGCCCCTCCGCCTGATTTCTCCCTCATCCTTCGGTGGGTTCACAAACGGACATCCTGAAAATGCGGTTCCTGTGGGTCTCGGCACCTGGCACAGGATCCGGCGTGGCTCCAGCCCTCCGGAGGGTACTCACTGCGTGTGGGCGTGTGGGCGCGGGAACCGGGGGACGCTTGGGGCTCCAGCCTGCGGTTGCCCGGGCCCTCCGGGCGGGGAGCA
Protein-coding regions in this window:
- the RUNX3 gene encoding runt-related transcription factor 3 gives rise to the protein MASNSIFDSFPTYSPTFIRDPSTSRRFTPPSTAFPCGGGGGGGGGGGGKMGENSGALSAQAAVGPGGRARPEVRSMVDVLADHAGELVRTDSPNFLCSVLPSHWRCNKTLPVAFKVVALGDVPDGTVVTVMAGNDENYSAELRNASAVMKNQVARFNDLRFVGRSGRGKSFTLTITVFTNPTQVATYHRAIKVTVDGPREPRLPDRCHAFPPPPPPPFGDGAESGQMGATVGLRVLMPPLAATPQSSRSMEACELGVLELSRNVPLGPSNAWNPSGPPRPALLGPELPTLPLEAPG